A segment of the Sulfitobacter sp. D7 genome:
GCATTGAAGATCAAGAGATCAAATTGCTTTGCCGGCAGTGAGCCATCGTCATGCGCGGAGGGCAGGCCCGCCACGTCATCGATGAGCGCCAAGCGCGCATCAAGGTCCAAATTTTCCCATTCCTCCGGGTTTTGAAACCGCTCCACATTGCGCCGCTTGGCACGCACAATGAAGTTCTCTATCGGCATGGCGGTGACTTCTTCAAACAGCCGCCTCTTGGTGTCCACGATAAGGCTTTCGTGGGATGTTTCCGCGCCGGACAGCGCATCGATCAGCTCGACCCGAGTTACGAAGAGCCGCTGGCCAATCGGAAGAGCGCCAGCGCCGTCAGGCTTATTGGGGTTTTCTTTGAAGAACTCTAGGTTTTGACAGAAATCAAAGATGACAAACTCTGACTTGTCCTCGCCCGGCCCAAACAGATCGGGTGCCAATCGCGTGCCGCGCCCCACCATTTGCCAGAACTTCGTCTTCGATCTGACAATCTTAAAGAAAACCAGATTGACCACCTCCGGCACATCGATGCCCGTATCGAGCATGTCAACTGATACAGCTATGTGAGGGGTCTTTTCTGCTTCGGAAAAGTCGTCGATCAAGGATTGCGCGTAAGTGACACTGTAGTCGATCAGCTGTGCGAACTGGCCTTTATAGTGCGGGTAGTTGATGTTGAACCGGTCGACAATGAACCGCGCATGTTTGCTGCTTTTCGCAAAGATGATCGTCTTGCCCAACCGATCACCCCCAGCCACTTTAATCCCGTTCCGCATCAGGTGCTCGAGCACTTTGTCGACGGTGTCGATGTTGAACAGCCACTTGTTCAGCTCGGCGCTCTCTACCCGGTCAGGGACGGTCCCCTCCTCATCCCACTCGATCGCGTCCCATTCTTCCTTCTCATCATCGGTGAGCTGGTCATAATCGATCCCCTCGCGTTGAAACTTCAATGGGACCGAGATCGTCTTGGGCGGCACCAGGTAGCCATCACTGACCGCGTCATCAAGGTCATAGGAGTCTGTGGGCACACCCTTTTCGAGATCAAAAAGTGAATAGGTGTCTTTGTCGATCTCGTCGCGGGGCGTTGCTGTCAGCCCGACCAACAGGCAGTCAAAATACTCAAAGATCGCGCGATATTTGCGATAAACTGAGCGGTGCGCCTCATCGATCACGATCATGTCGAAATGGCCCGGTCCGAACCGCTTTTCGCCGCCGTTCATCTGCTCGATCAGGCCCATCATCGTCGGATAGGTGGACAAACATACGCGGGCGCCGGAATGGTCATTTTTCTTTGGGTCGTGCCGCTCGATCAGGTTGGCGCTTGGTGTGGCGCCCATATGCGCCTTGAACGCGCCATGCGCTTGTTTGACCAGCGCGATGCGGTCCGCGAGGAACAGCACGCGTTTGACACGGTTGGCGCGCATCAGCTGATCGACCAAGGCAATCACCGTGCGCGTCTTGCCGCTGCCCGTTGCCATGACCAAAAGGGCTTTACGTTGGGCATGATTCTCAAATGCCTCGCCCACGCGGCGGATCGCGCGTTGCTGGTAGAAGCGGCCCGCAATCTCCTCGTCGAGCGGCACATCCCGCAGCTTTTTCAGATTGGCCCGCCGCTGGTGAAGCAGTTGCAGTTCATCTTTTTTAAGAAAGCCAGAGATACGACGCGCGGGATACATCGCGTCGTCCCAGATCCAATGCTCATAGCCGTTGGTGGTAAACATGACCGGACGCCGCCCATACCGTGCCTCAAGACAATCCGCATAGAGTTTGGCCTGCTGCTGGCCCGTGCGGCTGTCTTTGCGGCTACGCTTGGCCTC
Coding sequences within it:
- a CDS encoding DEAD/DEAH box helicase family protein translates to MSQFLFLSADFPELLKHAARAEKVALSDPRGACFRARLALETAMKWLYRNEPALRQPYGRELAALIAEPTFTALAGPAIVKKAEFIKNHGNRAAHDDRRPPSAQDAAATVRELFHLCFWIARTYARTARPDPKLSFDLSKLEKSLTISASTVAQIQKIEGEIKAERQRADAAEAALRTTEEAHKAVEAERDAARAEIAAIRKANQKIPDDHDYSEAATRDSFIDQLLTEAGWPLDQDRDREFPIQGMPNSTGQGFVDYVLWGDDGKPLGLVEAKRSRKDSRTGQQQAKLYADCLEARYGRRPVMFTTNGYEHWIWDDAMYPARRISGFLKKDELQLLHQRRANLKKLRDVPLDEEIAGRFYQQRAIRRVGEAFENHAQRKALLVMATGSGKTRTVIALVDQLMRANRVKRVLFLADRIALVKQAHGAFKAHMGATPSANLIERHDPKKNDHSGARVCLSTYPTMMGLIEQMNGGEKRFGPGHFDMIVIDEAHRSVYRKYRAIFEYFDCLLVGLTATPRDEIDKDTYSLFDLEKGVPTDSYDLDDAVSDGYLVPPKTISVPLKFQREGIDYDQLTDDEKEEWDAIEWDEEGTVPDRVESAELNKWLFNIDTVDKVLEHLMRNGIKVAGGDRLGKTIIFAKSSKHARFIVDRFNINYPHYKGQFAQLIDYSVTYAQSLIDDFSEAEKTPHIAVSVDMLDTGIDVPEVVNLVFFKIVRSKTKFWQMVGRGTRLAPDLFGPGEDKSEFVIFDFCQNLEFFKENPNKPDGAGALPIGQRLFVTRVELIDALSGAETSHESLIVDTKRRLFEEVTAMPIENFIVRAKRRNVERFQNPEEWENLDLDARLALIDDVAGLPSAHDDGSLPAKQFDLLIFNAQLQLLKKAAGFAKLQKRIEQFASNLEALANVPMVAHELELILEIQTETFWEDITVEMLDAVRRRLRGLAELIEPKKRKDIITNFTDEIGTGGVLDMPDIGSGVDKAKFKMKVRRFLEQQRDHITLMKVKRGEALTKQDLSELERFLVENGVADETSLNGLAEDGGLGRFLRSLTGLDRGAAKDAFSAFVARHDLTADQTEFLDLVIDSLTESGFVEPQVFYESPYTDIDDMGIAGVFDRVQTQEIIRIVRTLNDAVAA